AACCAACGAAGATTTAAGATAACTAAGATGGTGCACATGATGACATGAATGCATCCACGAGGTGCGCTAATatcaaatattcatattaaccaATGAGACATGTCTTGCTGGTTTTGGCATTTTGCATGTACCTAAACCAATAAGATGTAGAACCGTTACCGCAACAACATAATTTAATAAGATAATCCATGTGTATAAATCTGAATCATATCTTTTTCgattattaatattattgcTGGATGCATTACAGAGATATTTCATAATCGTCGCTGTCACAGACCATGTCTTCCATCGCCAAGGTGTATATAAGTGTTGGCAAGATAGCCAACGTAGTCCAGAACAATACATCTTTCAGTTCTCTGagcatttttctttaaatacaaATGGCAGTCTCCTTCCATGTTCGCTCTCACAGTTACCCTTCAAGACAACACCCTCAAGCCGCTCATGTCGATGAGCAATTGACCAGGCTGAGATCTTCTGAGGCAGCTTCAAGCTCTTCTATTTGCCAAAGACTTAGCAACCTTCAAGATTTACATGATTCTCTTGAAAAGATGATTTGTCTATCTATCAACAACCAGGCTTTATCTCAGGAGCAAATTGAGAAGCTTCTTGATGGCTCCCTCAAGATCTTAGATCTGTGCAATATTGCCAAGGAAGATTTGTCGCAGATGAAAGAAGGTCTGATGGAGATCCAATCTATCCTGCGAAGAAAGCGTGGAGATCTATCCGCAGAGGTCAAAAAATATTTAGCCACAAGAAAgtctctcaagaaatcatttcaaaaagTAGTCAAGAACTTGAAAATGGGACAAAACAAAGAGAGCCAAGAGTCTTTGGATGTGTTCGGAGAAGCAAAAGCTGTAACAGTTGCTCTGTTTCAGTCTCTGTTTAACTTCATGTCCGGATCAAAGGCTTGTGCCAAATGGTCTTTGGTCTCAACACTGATGAACCAGAACAAAATTAcatttgaagaagaagcaaatgaATTCACAGTGGTGGATTTAGAGTTTCAGTCTGAGAAGTCATTGAAGATTGAGGATTTGCAGATACTAGAGTCATGTATTCAAGATCTTGAAGATGGACTTGAATCACTCTCTAAGTCCTTGATCAAATACAGAGTTTCAATTCTTAACATTCTTTAGGTCATTAAGCCTACAAATTTTTGCACAAAACGAAATGTGAATAGCTCTAAATGAGAATATACAGATTTACCCTATAACTTTGCTTTTATTATCATCCAATTCTTATAGTATTTTTGTTTGTCCATTAAaaacttacaagttacaacatgTATTGCATTACAGacaaagatatattttttcctCCCTCTATGGTTACAAACAATCACAGCAACAAGGTTAAACCGTTTTTTTCATCTTCTTAAAAAGGACATGACAAGAAAAGTCAAGTTTTATTGTATATGGTTGGTTGACATAATGAACTGATCCATTAATGACTAGAACCAGGATCTCAGACAAAATGCGCAAATACTAAGTGATATTGAACAAGGCAAAAGCAATGAACAAGACATACCGAACCATAGTCCGTACCAACAACCATCGacttgaagagagagagagagagagagatagatagagagagagagagagagagagagagagagagagagaaacctaGTTTCTATCATTTCTGATTATCTCCGCCGATGCTTA
The genomic region above belongs to Raphanus sativus cultivar WK10039 unplaced genomic scaffold, ASM80110v3 Scaffold1858, whole genome shotgun sequence and contains:
- the LOC130504876 gene encoding uncharacterized protein LOC130504876, with the translated sequence MAVSFHVRSHSYPSRQHPQAAHVDEQLTRLRSSEAASSSSICQRLSNLQDLHDSLEKMICLSINNQALSQEQIEKLLDGSLKILDLCNIAKEDLSQMKEGLMEIQSILRRKRGDLSAEVKKYLATRKSLKKSFQKVVKNLKMGQNKESQESLDVFGEAKAVTVALFQSLFNFMSGSKACAKWSLVSTLMNQNKITFEEEANEFTVVDLEFQSEKSLKIEDLQILESCIQDLEDGLESLSKSLIKYRVSILNIL